A DNA window from Cobetia marina contains the following coding sequences:
- a CDS encoding rhodanese-like domain-containing protein, which yields MIRPVSELVAAAEKEIDTLSPEALRQALEESRAGGTPLILVDIRDVRELEREGRIPGAIHAPRGMLEFWVDPASPYHRADFAREGCYVLFCAGGLRSALATKSLKDMGFGPVAHLGGGFAAWREAGGEVISPFMQGN from the coding sequence ATGATTCGACCGGTCAGTGAGCTGGTGGCAGCGGCCGAGAAGGAGATCGACACCCTGTCGCCTGAGGCGCTGCGTCAGGCGCTGGAGGAGTCTCGCGCAGGCGGTACACCCCTGATCCTGGTGGATATCCGCGATGTGCGTGAGCTGGAGCGGGAAGGCCGCATTCCCGGGGCCATCCATGCGCCACGCGGCATGCTGGAGTTCTGGGTCGACCCGGCTTCGCCCTATCACCGTGCCGATTTCGCCCGTGAGGGATGTTATGTGCTGTTCTGCGCCGGCGGACTGCGCTCGGCGCTGGCCACCAAGTCGCTCAAGGACATGGGCTTCGGGCCGGTGGCCCATCTCGGTGGCGGCTTCGCGGCCTGGCGTGAGGCGGGGGGAGAGGTCATCTCGCCCTTCATGCAGGGCAACTAG